The Delphinus delphis chromosome 13, mDelDel1.2, whole genome shotgun sequence DNA window GAGAGTACCATGATAATATATACGGCATTCTCTTAAGTCAATGCAAATTTGTATCTAGACTATGTATTTAGTCCTTTGAAGTTGCTGCCCTTTCCATAATAAAAGGGGTCAGATGTAATAAATCTGTCCCCAAGTGGCTAGCTGGTTCCTCTCTAGGGAATGGTACCTTATTAGGGCCTTAGCAGTTGGCTACTTGGGCACATAGCAATGATTATAGGCATATCAATCTTGATAAGTGGAGGTCCGTATTGTTGAGCCCATATATAGCCTCCATCCCTGCTGCCATGACCTCTTTGTACATGAGTCCATTGGGCAAACATTGGTAAAAAGGCTGATTAACATTCATAATATAGATCACCAAGTCCATCCTTCTGATTGAGAGGCTTCTCCACAGTGGATGCCCTTTGGTGAGGATTCACATGGGCCACAAACATAGTCATTCTTTGGTTTATCCTCATACTTTTCCTCCAGAattcttatttcttgtcttcCAATCTTGTTCTTTCCAGGTACCTAACTAATCAAATAACCCATTAGTCACTATCCATGGATCAGTATATACATGTGTCTTAGGCTATATTGCCTTCCACGGAAAGTAGACCACCAGGTGTATACCTGAAATTCTGCCCACTGGAAGGATTTGCCTTTACCAGCATGTTTAAGGCCACCCCTGAGTAGGGGTGTAAGTGACAGGTACTCACTTTCAGGTGGTGCCCACACACTGGGCAGGCCCATCTACAAACCAGTTCTGTacattttcctcctctgttaaCTGATAATAGGGAATTCCCATAGGGCCATGAATATAGGTTGAGGGGGAGAGGTAGTGGAGCAGTAGGAACAAGTACCATGGGAATCTGAGTCACTAGCACATGGAATATACTTGTCTTCCAGATATGCTTTTATAATGGAATACTGGTTTGTATGTTCAGTTTTATGAATTGATGGGTCAAATAACAACTAATACATAGTGGTCAGTTTGCAATAGTTATTTGGTGCCCTGTGGTCAAGCATTAAGTTTCTGTTAGTGCCCAAAAGCAAGCCAGGATCTGCTTTTCACTTAGAAAATTGTTGGCAGAAGAGAGTATGGCCTTACTCCAGTGTGGTTCTCTTATAGAGGCTTGCAAGAGGCTTCATACAGCAACCGTGACTGCTGCAGACACTTCCAATACCATTGGTTATCCTGGTTAATAAGGGTCATGTGACAGGACAGCTTGCATTGCAACATGGTCCTACTGCAGAACGTTTTTTTACTCTAAGCCTCACTCAAAAGTAGCAACTGTGCAAGTTACTCAAATTGGTCATTTCAGCACATTTACTGTGGTATCTGTTGCCTCAAAAATGCAGGGCCCACCAACATTGTGCCTTTCTGAGGTGGTAACAATTGGTTAGAGAGATAACCAAAGTGAAAGAATAAGCCATGTAACCATCTGAGAGAAGAgtcttccaggtggagggaataGCAAAAGTCAGAGGCCCATAGATATAGCAGGAACAGAGTAATAAGCCTGGGGTAGACATGTGATAGGGGTGGTTTAGAATGAAAtgagggcagagagaaagaaagggaccaGATCATATGGAACCTTCTAAGTCACGGTAAGGACTTAGAATTTATTCCCAGTGAAATGGGAAACCATTGGAACTCTTTACACAGGATAACATGTAAAGATCACTCTGACTGTTGTATGGAGAGCAGGAGAAAGGTAAGTTAGCAGGAAGAAAGCAAATGATTTAAGAGAGTAGTCAACTATGTCAAACAAATCAAGAATAAGATTGAAAATTGACCACTGGATTTGTCAAGATAAAGCATATTAGGGACTTTAATAAGTGCAGTTTTGATGGAGTTACGGAGATAAAAGCCTGATTGCACTGGGTTAAAAAGAGAATAGACTTGATGTTGGTTAGAATATAGAGCAATGTGAACTATATACACCTGATGGAAGTGTGAATTGGcttaaccactttggaaaagtctAGTTGAAGACCTAACAGTTCTGATCCTAAATTTATATAACGTAGAGAAACATTTGGATATGTGTATCAAGATAGACGTACCAGCATATTCATATCAGCATTGTTTGAAATAGCAAAATGTTCTTATCCattgaagaagaatggataaatcaCTTGTGGTGTATGTCACACTATAATAGTGAACATGAATGGACTACAGCTACACACATGACTGTGGATGAATCTtccaaacataatgttgagtaaaAAAACAAGTCACAGAATACGTGTGGTATGATTCCATAAAtgtataaagttaaaaaacatgCTGTATTTGCCTGCTAGGGCTATAACAaaaccacagactaggtggcttaaacaacacaaatttgttttctcagttctgtgcattaattttagtCATCTATGCTTTGCTTTCTTCTAGAAgtattatagttttagcttttatatttaggtttatattacatttctagttaatttttgtgtatagcaTAAAGAAAGAGtcagagttaatttttgttattatgatATCCAGTTGTAACACTTTTTTTGAAAAGAGACTACCCTTTCACCCTTGAATTATATGGGCAACTTTGTTGAAGGtcagttgtacatatatgttTGGATCTATTTatagactctgttctgttccattaatggaTATGTCTATCCTATGCCAGTACCTcgctgccttgattactgtagctttgtagtaaagcttgaaatcagggagtataagctctctaattttgttcttctttttcaaaattgtttagaCCCTTCTCTGCCTTTCTACACAAAGTTTAGAATCGATTTGTCAGTTTCTATGAAGAGccctgctgagattttgattggggttgcattgaatccatagatcagtttggggagaatttcatcactttaacaatattaaatcttcctatACGTAAATGATggcatatatttctatttattagatctttaatttctctcagcaacattttgtagttttcattatgCAGATACTGCACatatttcattgaatttgtttctaattatttcatttttttggtgcaattgaaaaaaattgtttttaatgttaggttctaattgttcattgctagtatacaaTCAGGTTTTGTGTATTGCACTAATAAAACCATTTACAAGttctaataactttttaaagacaCTGTAGCATTTTCTGTATACGTGACTGCATAGTCTATAAGACAGTTTGACTTCTTGTatgcctcatttatttttcatgtcataTTGCATTTACTATGAATATTGAGTAAAAGTTGTACAATATTGAATAAATGTAGTTAAGAGAGGGCATCCTTATTTTCCTCCCTTGTTCCTAGGACAAAAGCATTTAATGTttaaccattaagtatgatgttagctgttggtctttctttgctttttattgaagtagttaATTTACATGTAACATAGTTGATGTTTGGATTTAAATGTGCcatcttattttttgttattttcccatattttgtttcttttttgtttttcttttttctccccttgtgCCTAATTTAATTATGTTAtcaagttttttatttttctgtttttttctctattaGCTTATTGTTTATACAtccttttattgttatttaattgTCACCTAATGGCAGCCTTTCTCAAATGTGATTCTGTGAGAGAATTAAGCCAAAATGCTCTGAGGCATCCACTGTAAGTTACATATTAATGTTTCTTCTGTACATCTGTTGATTTACTTGCTATCTACCATCTTTGggagaattaagaaaatagtcaggcaaattattttctttttattttcttgtggaaCCCTAGTAGAAAAAGGCTGCCTTAGAAGTTACAACATACACAGTTTatcttaatttattatttctaggaTAACCCAAAGACCTTGTAATATTATAGTTCTATTTACCTCCCTCCTCTTGTGCTATTTTTGCCATATATTTTAACTCcacatatatattgtaaaatccATGAGACATTCATATTGCTTATATCATTCAGTACATACACATTTAGATTTACCGCAATACTTTACTTTTTCCAGTACCCTTTGCCTTTGGCAAAGAGGATAAGCCTCCACTTGGAGGCTTGGGATTTTGGACTCTAGCCCTTGAAATTAATCTTTGTCATGTTTTCAGCTCTCTAGACCATTTGCAGTCTGAGAATGGTGTGCCTTTTATAGTAAACACCACTTAATAATGGACTGATAGTCTCAAGAATTTCAATGGAGCGCCCATGTTCTCTACCATTACAGGCCTCTGGTATTGTTGAGCAGAGGAATAATCTCctcaaaaatcaactcaaaagaGATTTCTGATCCTACCTCCCTAACCTTTTTCTGGTCCACATACCTTAGTAAGGAAGTTTGGTCACTGAATATGGCTGTTCCCAAAAGGATCATGTTTTCTAGGCCACTTCTTTCTAATAATCAGGGCAAAAGAGGTGGAGGACTATGTAGACCTCTTTTTgaaaattcaggcttcttttctaACCATTCCTGAGCTTGatgcttctttctttccactaATGACAACATGTGACCAGCCTGGTTGGTATACACTCACAGTGACAGCCTGGCTGCCactgcctcctcctcttctccctccctttcacctcctcccccactccttcACCCAAGTATTCATTCATACTGCCTACTTTATATATGTCAGTAAGTTGTTTATGTATTAGCTCTAATATAGTCAAACTTTCCTAATCACTGTAATTAGGTTTCAGTATTCCCAGATCTCCTGtgacagacatatacagaacatatCTGATAAGCCACTTCAATAGACGATTATCCATTACTTGTTGATTCTTCTTAGTTTCCCTCTCAGAAGataattttcagtattttcatagGAAAATACTAATATATTTCACCTGAAACTTTCTTACAGTATGGAGAacatattccatttatattttattgttctaGATGGTGAGACTAAGGCCAAGGTTGGAGAGCTGGCTTCCGAGGAGGAAATTACAGCAAAAATTGAACCATTGACTGAAGAGTCTGGTAACCCCAGAGATGATGTTCTCCAGGATTCTGAATGCAGGGAATTCTGTGGATTTGGGGATAAATTCAATGAAAAGGATCAGAACCTCTTCAAAAGAAGACAATATAACTGTGATGAATGTGGGCAAAACTTTGCTTGTAGTACAGGCCTTATTAGGCATCAAAGAACCCATtgggagaaaccctatgaatgtgaTAAGTGTGGAAAGGCCTTTAATGTGAGCTCAGCCCTGGTTCTGCATCAGAGAATCCATACTGGGGAGAAACCCTATCCTTGTAATTGGTGTATTAAAAGTTTCCGTCGGAGCTCAGACCTTATTAAACATCAAAGAGTACACACTGGTGAAAAACCTTACAAATGtgatgaatgtgggaaagccttcagtcAGAGCTCTGATCTTATTATACATCAGAGAATACATACAGGAGAAAAACCCTATCAGTGCAGTCATTGTAGTAAAAGTTTTAGCCAGCGCTCAGACCTGGTTAAACATCAAAGAATACATACTGGAGAGAAGCCTTATACATGTAACCAGTGTAACAAACATTTTAGTCAGAGTTCTGATGTTATAAAACATCAAAGAATCCATACTGGTGAGAAACCATATAAATGTGATGTgtgtggaaaagccttcagtCAGAGCTCAGATCTTATTCTACATCagagaatccacactggagagaaaccatatCCATGTAATCAGTGTAGCAAAAGTTTCAGTCAGAACTCAGACCTTATTAAACATCGAAGgatccacactggagagaaaccctataaatgtaatgaatgtgggaaagcttttAATCAGAGCTCAGTCCTTATTctgcatcagagaattcacactggagagaaaccctatccATGTAATCAGTGTAGCAAAACCTTCAGTAGACTTTCAGATCTTGTTAATCATCAAcgaattcacactggagagaagccttACCCATGTAACCAGTGCAATAAAATGTTTAGTCGAAGATCAGACCTTATTAAACATCATAGAATTCATACaggtgagaaaccctatgaatgtgaTGAGTGTGGGAAAACCTTTAGTCAAAGCTCAAACCTTATTCTGCATCagagaatccacactggagagaaaccctatccATGTAGCGATTGTACTAAAAGTTTTAGTCGTCGTTCAGACCTTGTGAAACATCAGAGAAtacacactggagagaaaccgtaTGCATGTAATCAGTGCAATAAAAGTTTTAGTCAAAGCTCAGACCTCACTAAACATCAGAGAGTACACTCTGGGGAAAAACCCTATCATTGTGATTGTTGTGAGAAAGCCTTCAGTCAGAGTTCTGACCTTATTcttcatcagagaattcacactggagaaaaaccGTATCCATGCACACAGTGCAGCAAAAGTTTCAGTCAGAACTCTGACCTTATCAAGCACCAGAGGATCCACACTGGGGAAAAACCatataaatgtaatgaatgtgggaaggctttcagtcAGTGCTCAGCT harbors:
- the LOC132436230 gene encoding zinc finger protein 271 isoform X1, translating into MVNLQLLPEVSSVQWQSMEIQFNYEAQEHYLLSDGETKAKVGELASEEEITAKIEPLTEESGNPRDDVLQDSECREFCGFGDKFNEKDQNLFKRRQYNCDECGQNFACSTGLIRHQRTHWEKPYECDKCGKAFNVSSALVLHQRIHTGEKPYPCNWCIKSFRRSSDLIKHQRVHTGEKPYKCDECGKAFSQSSDLIIHQRIHTGEKPYQCSHCSKSFSQRSDLVKHQRIHTGEKPYTCNQCNKHFSQSSDVIKHQRIHTGEKPYKCDVCGKAFSQSSDLILHQRIHTGEKPYPCNQCSKSFSQNSDLIKHRRIHTGEKPYKCNECGKAFNQSSVLILHQRIHTGEKPYPCNQCSKTFSRLSDLVNHQRIHTGEKPYPCNQCNKMFSRRSDLIKHHRIHTGEKPYECDECGKTFSQSSNLILHQRIHTGEKPYPCSDCTKSFSRRSDLVKHQRIHTGEKPYACNQCNKSFSQSSDLTKHQRVHSGEKPYHCDCCEKAFSQSSDLILHQRIHTGEKPYPCTQCSKSFSQNSDLIKHQRIHTGEKPYKCNECGKAFSQCSALVLHKRIHTGEKPYPCDQCGKSFSRRSDLINHQRIHTNENPYKCDVSGKAFSACTDLTEHQGIHIGEKPHRCVQCSRNFSQLSDLINHEKVHSGEDTLNVMNMGKPLVYTPTLFSTRDTLPEKNLMNAMDDYEKGFNQCSTLVLH